Proteins encoded together in one Lathyrus oleraceus cultivar Zhongwan6 chromosome 5, CAAS_Psat_ZW6_1.0, whole genome shotgun sequence window:
- the LOC127079675 gene encoding uncharacterized protein LOC127079675, whose translation MTETCSAILQGMKIPVKRKDMGSVTIPCTIGDRKYKNALIHLGVNVSLMPLSIYKKLGIGTVQDTRMTLQFVDRSVRRPYGIVEDVLVKIGKFVFPVDFIILEMPEDKEIPLILGRPFLEIGRCMIDIEEGTMTLKVYDEDLKIDVRNTMQYKDDSGTSHTIEMIDQVIAQEIEKKMPQSLLERVLSL comes from the coding sequence ATGACTGAAACATGTAGTGCCATTCTTCAAGGtatgaaaatcccagtgaaaagGAAAGATATGGGATCAGTTACTATTCcatgcactattggtgatagaaaataCAAGAACGCTCTGATTCACTTAGGAGTAAATGTAAGCTTGATGCCACTATCCATCTACAAGAAATTAGGCATTGGCACCGTTCAAGATACTCGGATGACACTTCAGTTTGTTGATCGCTCTGTTAGGCGACCATATGGAATTGTGGAAGACGTTCTTGTAAAAATTGGAAAGTTTGTTTTCCCAGTTGACTTCATCATTCTGGAAATGCCCGAAGATaaggagattcctctcatattgggcaGACCATTCTTGGAGATAGGACGATGTATGATAGACATAGAGGAAGGAACAATGACcctcaaagtctatgatgaagATCTAAAGATAGATGTGCGGAACACgatgcaatacaaagatgatagTGGCACAAGCCACACTATAGAGATGATAGATcaagtaattgctcaagaaatTGAAAAGAAAATGCCTCAGTCATTGTTAGAACGTGTTTTGAGTCTATAG